In a single window of the Methylophaga frappieri genome:
- a CDS encoding LysR family transcriptional regulator has product MSLNLQQLLNRLTFRQLQVFHAVYHHRGYRRASEALGLTQPAVSSQIRKLEEAVEAPLFEYVGRKLYSTPAGEKLAETVRGLFEQLGNLQSELQALRGQLAGELNLCLVNTAQYVVPHILKGFLQLYPGVRASLRVVNRAGAIEGLTRNRDDLVIMGLVPTDKPLSILPFLDNALIPVMGADYPLDSRKPISLRQFVQQPLLMREAGSGSRLALEQYCQQRHLTARPMMEMGSIETLKQGVMAGLGVAVVPQLSVVAELQSGLLRPIPIKDFNLRRSWCLVHPKGKHLSPVAQAFYDYVQQNLADISQQFDHFDIGKLAETA; this is encoded by the coding sequence ATGTCACTTAATTTACAACAATTACTTAACCGGCTGACATTCCGGCAATTACAGGTTTTCCATGCGGTTTATCATCACCGTGGCTATCGACGTGCCTCAGAGGCGCTTGGCCTGACCCAGCCCGCGGTTAGTTCACAAATCCGCAAGCTTGAAGAAGCGGTTGAAGCCCCGCTTTTCGAATATGTGGGGCGTAAACTCTATTCGACCCCCGCTGGCGAAAAGCTGGCAGAAACAGTGCGAGGTCTGTTTGAGCAGCTCGGTAATTTGCAAAGCGAATTACAAGCGCTGCGCGGTCAACTAGCGGGCGAATTAAATTTGTGTTTGGTTAATACGGCACAATATGTTGTCCCGCACATCCTAAAAGGATTTTTACAATTGTACCCGGGCGTTCGTGCCTCACTACGGGTGGTTAATCGTGCCGGTGCCATTGAGGGATTGACGAGAAATCGTGATGATCTGGTCATCATGGGGCTGGTGCCGACAGATAAGCCCTTGAGTATTTTACCGTTTTTGGATAATGCCTTAATCCCGGTCATGGGGGCGGATTACCCGTTGGATAGCCGCAAGCCCATTAGTTTGCGACAGTTTGTCCAGCAGCCACTATTAATGCGCGAAGCAGGGTCAGGTAGCCGGTTGGCATTAGAACAATATTGCCAACAGCGGCATTTAACGGCGCGACCAATGATGGAAATGGGATCCATCGAAACCTTAAAGCAGGGCGTGATGGCCGGTCTTGGCGTTGCGGTAGTCCCCCAACTAAGCGTGGTGGCGGAGCTGCAAAGCGGTTTGCTCAGACCAATTCCGATCAAGGATTTTAATTTACGGCGTAGTTGGTGTTTGGTGCACCCAAAAGGAAAGCATCTCAGCCCGGTGGCGCAAGCATTTTATGATTATGTACAGCAAAATCTGGCAGACATAAGCCAGCAGTTTGATCACTTCGATATCGGTAAACTGGCCGAAACCGCTTAA
- a CDS encoding NTP/NDP exchange transporter — MQTKLSQFFNVDAQELPAVLVGILMFFLLFTGYFLLRPVRETMGIAGGVDNLQWLFTGTFLATLAALPCFGWLASRVPRRQILPWLYGFFALNLVAFAVLFQGQESPVWAARSFYIWLSVFNLMAISLAWSILADIFNPDEAKRLFAMIAGGASLGGLTGPVLGILLVTPLGHSGLVLISAGLLLASAASAIWLRRWRDRHPLAEIYQINADQQGKNPLGGNPFSGAGHAFKSPFLLGIIVFVLLLASVSTFLYFEQARLVAERFPDPVQQTQVFGVIDTVVQTLAIITQLLITGHLARRFGVTVLLVAVPIIVAFGFLWLAFAPVFAILAVVMVARRFGEYALVRPGREMLYTAVPDADKYKAKNFIDTVVYRGGDAISGWVKRGIDLLAENPSVAMLLGSVLAAVWAFTGWLLGRAYRVRLLQKPSEES; from the coding sequence TTGCAAACTAAACTGAGTCAGTTTTTTAACGTTGACGCGCAGGAGCTACCCGCCGTTCTAGTCGGTATTCTGATGTTTTTCCTGCTATTTACCGGCTATTTTTTATTACGTCCGGTACGTGAAACAATGGGTATTGCCGGTGGCGTTGATAACTTGCAATGGTTATTCACGGGGACGTTTTTAGCGACACTTGCTGCCTTACCCTGTTTTGGCTGGTTGGCTTCGCGAGTTCCCAGAAGACAAATTCTGCCTTGGTTGTATGGCTTTTTTGCGTTGAATCTGGTCGCTTTTGCAGTGCTGTTTCAAGGGCAGGAGAGCCCCGTCTGGGCAGCGCGAAGTTTTTATATCTGGCTATCCGTATTTAATTTAATGGCCATTTCGCTGGCCTGGAGCATTCTGGCCGATATATTTAACCCCGATGAAGCCAAACGACTGTTTGCGATGATTGCAGGTGGGGCCAGTCTTGGCGGTTTAACCGGGCCTGTTCTTGGCATTTTGCTGGTCACGCCACTTGGCCATAGCGGTCTCGTGTTAATCAGCGCCGGATTGTTGCTCGCCAGCGCTGCCTCAGCAATCTGGTTGCGACGCTGGCGAGATCGTCACCCGCTAGCCGAGATCTATCAAATCAATGCCGATCAGCAAGGCAAAAACCCGCTTGGCGGCAATCCGTTTTCAGGCGCTGGCCATGCGTTCAAATCGCCTTTTTTGCTGGGTATTATTGTGTTTGTCCTGCTACTGGCGAGTGTCAGTACCTTCCTGTATTTCGAGCAAGCCAGACTGGTTGCTGAGAGGTTTCCTGATCCCGTTCAGCAAACACAGGTGTTCGGTGTTATCGATACCGTTGTACAGACATTGGCCATTATCACTCAGCTGCTGATAACGGGGCATCTGGCACGCCGCTTTGGTGTGACGGTGCTGCTGGTTGCTGTGCCCATCATAGTCGCATTTGGTTTTTTGTGGCTGGCTTTCGCACCGGTATTTGCCATTTTGGCGGTGGTCATGGTGGCGCGCCGTTTTGGTGAATATGCGCTGGTCAGACCCGGCCGCGAAATGCTGTATACCGCTGTTCCTGATGCGGACAAGTATAAAGCCAAAAACTTCATTGATACGGTTGTCTACCGAGGTGGCGACGCGATCAGTGGCTGGGTAAAGCGGGGCATCGATTTGCTGGCGGAAAATCCCAGTGTTGCGATGTTGCTGGGCAGTGTGCTGGCGGCTGTCTGGGCATTCACCGGCTGGCTGCTTGGCCGGGCCTACCGAGTTCGATTACTGCAAAAGCCATCCGAAGAGAGTTAA
- a CDS encoding aldo/keto reductase, which translates to MFSRRQFVRASAAAAGSLLVSPFLSSNYAVAADAKLPPLPGPLLQRPIPSTGEMIPIIGSGTSGSFNVPVGSDEYENLRHVTKAFFAAGATIFDTSPNYGNADTVLGEILHQDGWREQTFLATKIAADNRQMAEQQWRESQRRLHTDSVELLQVHNLRDWKTQLKFANELKASGKTKYVGVTHYLESGLSEMTHILNTEPLDFIQIHYSVNAPEAAETVLPLAQEKGVAVLINRAFDDGRLFGVVKNQPLPDWAAEVEVQTWAQLFLKFALSHPAVTAVIPATSKLKHQVDNLGAGTGPMLNAAQQQQLITLFR; encoded by the coding sequence ATGTTTTCCCGCCGTCAATTTGTTCGTGCCAGTGCCGCTGCCGCTGGCAGCTTGTTGGTATCGCCTTTTCTGTCATCCAATTATGCGGTGGCAGCGGATGCCAAGCTACCGCCATTACCGGGACCATTACTGCAAAGACCGATCCCTTCAACTGGTGAAATGATCCCCATCATTGGGTCAGGTACATCAGGTAGTTTTAATGTCCCTGTTGGTTCCGATGAATACGAAAATTTACGTCACGTTACCAAGGCATTTTTTGCAGCTGGCGCAACCATCTTTGACACCTCCCCCAATTATGGCAATGCCGATACAGTACTGGGAGAGATTCTTCATCAAGATGGCTGGCGCGAGCAGACCTTTCTGGCCACAAAAATTGCTGCAGATAATCGGCAAATGGCCGAACAACAATGGCGGGAATCACAACGTCGGTTGCACACCGATTCGGTCGAACTATTGCAAGTACATAACCTGCGTGACTGGAAAACACAGCTCAAATTCGCAAATGAATTAAAAGCGTCGGGAAAAACCAAATATGTTGGCGTCACGCATTATCTGGAAAGCGGTTTGTCAGAAATGACACACATCCTGAACACCGAGCCGCTCGATTTCATTCAAATTCATTATTCTGTCAATGCCCCTGAAGCGGCAGAAACCGTTCTACCGCTGGCTCAGGAAAAAGGGGTTGCCGTATTAATCAATCGGGCTTTTGATGATGGCCGGTTATTTGGCGTCGTTAAAAACCAACCATTACCAGATTGGGCTGCAGAGGTTGAGGTACAAACCTGGGCGCAATTATTTCTTAAGTTTGCACTCAGCCATCCTGCCGTCACAGCGGTGATTCCAGCGACCAGTAAATTAAAGCATCAAGTTGATAATCTGGGAGCGGGCACAGGTCCCATGCTAAATGCCGCACAACAGCAACAACTAATCACGCTGTTTCGTTAA
- a CDS encoding HDOD domain-containing protein, which yields MSENNLPPEDPKLQFDIPPKPDILLAINQALDKPDADSADIAEVISRDVALSALVLKTVNSVMFGLPRKLSDIRQAVVMLGTKRIQVLVNYFALRHAVKGKASISLEKFWDNTMEVATMSRLVVDYLRLNRQVDVDLLYALCLFRDCGIPVMSIKFQDYRQVLFEANHASQHKFTEVEEGHYRTNHAVVGYFIAKSWHLPATLCELILRHHDPEYLTEASPTIDAKNVFALMKMASAVATQYKYGKTDTEWPTAREFVLTQMRMSDIDFQDMQADLIDDYHTEFAGY from the coding sequence ATGTCTGAGAATAACCTGCCACCTGAGGATCCAAAGCTACAGTTCGATATTCCCCCGAAACCGGATATTTTGTTGGCAATCAATCAGGCCTTGGATAAACCGGATGCAGACTCAGCAGATATTGCGGAAGTCATTAGCCGTGATGTCGCTTTGTCGGCATTGGTTTTAAAAACGGTCAATTCGGTTATGTTCGGTCTACCCCGAAAATTATCGGATATTCGGCAAGCGGTGGTGATGCTGGGCACCAAACGGATTCAGGTATTGGTGAACTATTTTGCGTTGAGGCATGCGGTGAAAGGCAAAGCCTCCATATCACTGGAAAAATTCTGGGATAACACCATGGAGGTTGCCACCATGTCGCGATTGGTGGTGGATTATCTTCGACTTAATCGTCAAGTTGATGTTGATTTGTTATATGCCTTATGCCTGTTTCGCGACTGCGGCATCCCCGTTATGTCAATTAAATTTCAGGACTATCGTCAGGTCTTGTTCGAAGCCAATCATGCCAGCCAGCATAAGTTTACCGAGGTGGAAGAGGGGCATTATCGAACCAATCATGCCGTAGTCGGCTATTTCATTGCCAAATCCTGGCATTTACCGGCCACGCTTTGCGAGTTGATCTTGCGGCATCATGATCCAGAGTATTTAACAGAAGCAAGCCCCACTATTGATGCAAAAAATGTGTTTGCGCTGATGAAAATGGCTTCGGCGGTGGCCACTCAGTATAAGTATGGCAAAACGGATACAGAGTGGCCGACTGCCCGCGAATTCGTACTAACGCAAATGCGAATGAGCGACATCGATTTTCAGGATATGCAGGCAGATTTGATTGATGACTACCACACGGAGTTTGCCGGTTATTAA
- a CDS encoding copper resistance protein B yields the protein MIIIKPLSMCILATVFSLFGLAVNADALHDDHGGALYHALWLELQRGNDQSHVEWQGWSGGDTHKLWLQGETESHDGKLESSEIWFMYSRHVAAFWDFQIGLRHDTQPTSTSYATLGFNGLAPYLFVTQSHVFVSEQGDVSARLEQKNHLLFTQRFGIEPYYQLDFSAQDVPENDLGSGLNQGELGIKLFYEIHRKLVPYLDLNYTRKFGQTADYAKQHDAETADWTVSLGISLLF from the coding sequence ATGATCATCATTAAACCTCTATCAATGTGTATTTTGGCGACGGTATTTAGCTTGTTTGGTCTAGCCGTCAACGCCGATGCACTGCATGACGATCATGGCGGCGCGCTTTATCATGCCTTGTGGTTGGAGCTTCAACGGGGTAATGACCAAAGTCACGTTGAATGGCAAGGCTGGTCAGGAGGCGATACGCATAAGCTCTGGCTACAAGGGGAGACAGAAAGTCATGATGGCAAACTGGAATCCAGTGAAATCTGGTTCATGTATAGTCGCCACGTCGCCGCCTTCTGGGATTTTCAAATCGGCTTACGCCATGATACGCAGCCAACTTCAACCAGCTACGCCACGCTGGGCTTCAACGGATTGGCACCATACTTGTTTGTCACCCAGAGCCATGTTTTTGTCAGTGAACAGGGGGATGTCAGCGCGCGTCTGGAACAAAAAAACCACCTGTTATTTACGCAGCGTTTTGGTATTGAACCCTATTACCAGCTTGATTTTAGCGCGCAGGATGTGCCTGAAAACGACTTGGGTAGCGGGTTAAATCAGGGTGAACTTGGTATTAAGTTGTTTTATGAAATTCACCGCAAACTCGTGCCTTATCTCGACCTGAACTACACACGTAAATTTGGCCAAACGGCTGATTACGCCAAACAACATGATGCTGAAACAGCCGATTGGACCGTCTCATTAGGTATTAGCCTGCTATTCTGA
- a CDS encoding copper resistance system multicopper oxidase, whose amino-acid sequence MFLSLRMLTGLLICLMATTAIAKTTEYHLVVAYQTVNVTGKSVQKIAVNGQIPGPVLNFTEGDTAIIHVENKLDQPTSVHWHGLLLPPEMDGVPGLGGFKAIPAGETFTYQFDLRQNGTYWYHAHSGTQEQEGHYGALIVHPAPDPKIQADRDYVIVLSDFSEETGQQILANLKKSPHYYNYTQRTVGDFMRDVDQHGWSSAWQTIKNWGSMRMSPTDLADVGYDAFLLNGHTHEQNWTGLFSPGERIRLRFINASAMSFYDVRIPGLKMTVVQADGRYVEPVTVDEFRFGVAETYDVIVTPTSETAYTIAAESIDRTGFATGTLAPHLGMRGEMPAHRPRSLLTMADMGHHHGSHGHHVVSHNQDDLPPSGWAEAGTPIGHKALQYADLRALEPQEDIRPPSREIEIVLGGNMQRYIWTLNDKKFTDADFEPIQLQYGERVRLVFINETMMAHPMHLHGMFVQLDNGQPAATMPDKHTVNVPPGERYAVLLTADEPGEWAFHCHLLYHMSSGMMSQVIVAEYGTDLISPASNHGAHHDHH is encoded by the coding sequence ATGTTTTTATCTTTACGCATGCTGACAGGTCTACTGATCTGTTTGATGGCGACCACTGCCATCGCCAAAACCACGGAATATCATCTGGTCGTGGCTTATCAAACTGTGAACGTGACCGGTAAATCGGTACAAAAAATTGCCGTCAACGGTCAGATCCCGGGCCCGGTACTGAATTTTACCGAAGGGGATACGGCTATTATTCACGTTGAAAACAAGCTGGACCAACCCACATCTGTGCACTGGCATGGCTTATTATTGCCACCAGAGATGGATGGCGTACCGGGGCTGGGCGGTTTCAAAGCCATTCCGGCTGGCGAAACCTTTACCTACCAGTTTGATCTGCGCCAGAACGGGACATACTGGTATCACGCGCACAGCGGTACGCAAGAACAGGAAGGGCATTATGGTGCTTTGATAGTCCATCCCGCCCCGGATCCAAAAATTCAGGCTGACCGCGACTATGTGATTGTCCTGTCGGACTTTAGTGAGGAAACCGGACAACAGATTCTGGCTAATCTTAAAAAAAGTCCGCATTACTACAATTATACCCAGCGTACCGTTGGTGATTTTATGCGGGATGTCGACCAACATGGCTGGTCATCCGCATGGCAAACCATTAAAAACTGGGGCTCGATGCGGATGTCGCCAACCGATTTGGCAGATGTTGGCTATGATGCTTTTTTATTAAACGGCCATACCCATGAGCAAAATTGGACCGGCCTCTTCTCCCCTGGTGAACGCATTCGGTTACGATTTATTAATGCTTCGGCCATGTCATTCTACGATGTCCGAATCCCGGGATTAAAAATGACCGTCGTTCAGGCGGATGGCCGTTATGTCGAGCCAGTCACCGTCGATGAGTTTCGGTTTGGTGTTGCCGAGACTTACGATGTCATCGTCACGCCAACATCGGAAACGGCTTACACCATTGCTGCCGAATCGATTGATCGAACCGGTTTTGCCACGGGCACACTCGCGCCCCACCTAGGAATGCGTGGTGAAATGCCAGCACATCGGCCCCGCAGTCTGCTGACCATGGCCGATATGGGACACCATCATGGTAGTCACGGTCATCATGTGGTGTCTCATAATCAAGATGATCTCCCACCGAGTGGCTGGGCTGAAGCCGGCACCCCTATCGGCCATAAAGCACTGCAGTATGCGGATTTACGAGCGCTTGAACCGCAGGAGGATATTCGGCCGCCGAGTCGAGAAATTGAAATCGTGCTGGGCGGCAATATGCAACGTTACATCTGGACCCTGAACGATAAAAAGTTTACCGATGCCGATTTTGAACCCATTCAATTGCAATACGGTGAACGGGTGCGGCTGGTGTTTATTAATGAAACCATGATGGCACACCCCATGCACCTGCATGGCATGTTTGTGCAACTGGATAATGGTCAGCCAGCGGCCACAATGCCGGACAAACATACCGTCAATGTGCCACCCGGAGAGCGTTATGCCGTTTTGCTCACCGCAGATGAGCCAGGCGAATGGGCATTTCATTGTCATCTTTTGTATCACATGTCATCCGGCATGATGTCTCAAGTTATCGTTGCCGAATATGGTACTGACCTCATTTCACCGGCGAGCAATCATGGAGCGCACCATGATCATCATTAA